The stretch of DNA CCACCATGGACGCTGAATGTGAATTACTGCTTCCTTCTAATGGCATACGAGTTTCAGTAAGAAGAGCTTTAAGTCCATTTGGTCCTGCAGTTTTAAAGCCTCCAAACGCCCAGTCCAGCAGAACAATCAGCAGCTCATTCTTACATGCAGACTCAAGAGAAAAGACTGCTTCACTGCATCTAGCAGCTGCAGCCACCTGCTTTCAAATAATTATCAGGATAGTACTGGTGTTATGAAATTAAATGACAGTTTTACACTAAGAACAGATCAAGCAGCAAGGTGAAAAGTGAAAGATGAAGAGGAAAATAGCATTGATTCTTTGAAAGAGTCAACACGCTAAAACTGACCTGCAGAGACTGAAAAATGGCTTCTTTGTATGTGGTCACATTAACAAATGATTTAGGGCAGAATCTTTGTGCAAACTCAGAAAAAGGCCTGAGGTTTTTTGGATGGACCTGCAATAACAATACAATGACATCTCAAAATGTGGGCAGCTTAAGAGTGCAGTACAGAACACAAACAGTCCAATCTTTTTCTTACCTTAGAGACTATACCAAAGCCAAGCCACTGTACTTGacacactgtttctctctcctccgTTTTAGTAAGCTCTAATACCTGGCCAGGCCAAAAAGCAAAGTCTTTCACCTGTCCCCACACCTGCTCACCCACTGCAACCCATTCCTCAACCTGCAGGTGGAGACAAGCAACAGCTCATTAGTTTTTACAGCAATTCCTGTTTTTTCCAATCTTCATCAGTTACTGTAGATGATCATTCTGGCATAACTGGCCTCTAGCTACTATTATGTTTTTTCCAATGAAAAGGCTTTCTGTTATTTAAAGAGAAATGTATCAAAATGAACTACATGGTAAAGATTTGACAGCTTAAATGGTGGATACATGTGGTACTAATCCAATCTTAGATATAACTATCATGCTCATCAGGCATGGGACCTCGCCCCAGAGCACAGCGTTAAGTTTCAGACTCTAGGGTTTGTTAAAGAATGCTAAGAAAACAagtccagtgttttgtttttgcatcACTTTTTTGTGTGATTTGTTAAAAAACATTGACACGAGTTCAGAGATCAAGTTGTCTATGAATACTTCAACATTAAAGCACCCTCAGTCATCAGAAAATTCTTCTCTGGAAAATGGAACACATCACAACCCATGTTATGTAATGTTCTTATGCACATTTTATCCAATTTGATATTTCCACAAGAAAATGTCACCAATGCCCCAAACTTGACTGAGTTCCACGGTGCTTTTATAAACAGCTGAATTATTTGAGGAACTGAGGTACAGAGCACAGTATAGTCCTGGTCACTCAGTCTCCAGCTCTCACTAGGATTTTATATCAATGGTTTACCTGGCATGAGTGGTCCATTTCTTCTTTATTGTTCTCCGAAGTGAAGTCATTCACTTTATAGTAAACAGGCTGAAAAAGTGAAAATAGATTGTGTTTAAAAAGTCAAAAATAGAATATCAGTAAATGACGTTAAAACATAATTGAACCTCTAGATACCTTTGGATAAATATCAGTCCAAGTGTCATCATCGTCAGTGATATCATCATCttcgtcatcatcatcaatgACAATTGattctaaaatattttgccTTTCTGGTGAGGAATAtgacaaataattaaataaataattacatttatatatttaatacccTGAGAACCTACAGGTGTTTAAATCGCACAAATTtcacaaaaatgtttattaCTAAACCTTGCTTTCCCCTTTGCATCTCTGATCCTGAAGTAGTAGTACAAGCCTTTGTTTCCATAGGCGTTTCATCCTCCAGTTCAGTCAAGTCAATAACATCTGAGAATCATAATAATTTGTTGTTTAATTCATAAGTTAGACCAAGTCTATCACTACAAGTACAGACAGAATTTAAGGCTTAAGGTAAAGTTGTTTAATactgaaaacacaaaagaaaggAGTAGTATGTTTTTAAAACTACCAATGACATACTTCCATGATAAATGCAATTCAGATTAATAGAATACTTCTCAATAGTTAAAAATTGGTTTAATGAGATAAGCAACCAGAAAATACTTATATTTGAGTGAAGGTTCATGGTTTTGTAAACTTGATAATCCATAATCagcaaacaaattaaatatagaAAATTTTTGCGATAAGATTTTTGCTATAGCATCCGCTAATCTGAAGTCGTTACCTGACATTACACTTTCCTGGGCCTCTGGGCTGAGAGGGTGCGAGGGGGCACTTTTATAGGAGCTGCTATCGGTGCCATCATCATCCTGGGGCATGATCTTCTCCTCAGAAGTGTCCATTTCTTTCTCCTGGAGAGTGTCATCACCAGCAGTGTGAAATATCTGCGATGAACAGAGGGCATGAATCTCAAAAACAAATGATAAACCCCAGAACACATTCTTCAGCTTCTGAATATATAACAAGGTGACATCAAGGGCCACTTTGCCCACACTATACTTTTCTTAATTTAAAACCATATTTAGTCTAGAAACAGAATTGAGGACCCCGGCCAAATAACTGGCCCTATATGcgataaaaacatttatacaaaTTGTCTGGGTCTGAATTTAACATTTGATATTACTTATTATTATCATCTGAtacttctgaaatcaagggtaacTATAGGAGATTTCTTTGAATTTACTTTTCTTTGcctatgaaaaataaataaataaaaaaaaatcattataattCAAATGTATGCCATATATATTAAGTAATTATTTATACTGTATAGTTTACATAGCTACTTACTTGGGCAAAAACGCTTTCCATTCTCAATGATTTAGGCAGAGCCAAGAGGCTTAGGATAAGCTTTTTGAAAATGGACGTCCTTCCCATTATCCTTAATTCTGTCCTCCAGTACTCCCCCATTGACTGTCCAGATGGACTTGCTGAGCTTTCCCGGTCAGTGAACTGGTACTCAAAAAACTCATCTGTTAACAGATTAACATCCTCTGCATTTGGGCAAACCCCAAACAACAAACCTAAATCAGCTACAGCTTTCCCAGTGACTATCATCTTTCCGTCTGGGCTTAAGATAAGAGCCAGGTTTCTGAAGGCAAGTTCAGGCAAAGGTAAATTATTGATGATGCTGGAAGAAACTGCCATGTAGAATGAAATGGCACTCTTGTAGAAGAGATCAAAATGGTCATTCAGCTCTGAATCATTCTGTCGAAGATACTCAACCACCTGCTCACCAACGTTCACCTGTTCTTTTGGTAGATGTTCCATCAGATCACTTCTGGGTGGTCCACAGGTTCTCTTAAAGTGGTCAATGGATTTAGGCTGAAGGAAGCTGGATGCGTAAAGGTGAACTAAATCAAAAGCATCTTTAACACCTTTTATCATATCACTATCACAATCCCAGCTCTTTTGAAACTCACAGAGAGGCTGTAGAACATGTGATAGAAAATGGAAACatgcttttaaacatttatcaCTTAGGAAGCCACAAATTTCCTTTATATTGCCACTGACAGCAAGAGAGCTGAAGTACTGCAACAAGTCAGACCAAATTATGGTCATTTTATGAACTACTGTCCATAAAAGGACACAATCACATGTCAAAGAAGAGGGGAAGTTTGAATCCTCCATGTCCTTGAGCTGTTCCTTCAGAGAGGCTGGGAGAGATGAAAAGTGTTGGTGGATATTTTTGAGAAGTTCCTGGATTTTTTTGGACAGCTCCATTGCCATAAAGCCACTGCAACATGCTTGGCCTGCAAGGTCAGTGAGGCTACACAGGAAGAGAGTTCTGGGATTCAGGCTCTTCAGACCTGAAACAAGCTCTGTAGTGTCGGGTGCATTGGAATAAAACATCGCAAGGTTCACTAAAGGAATTTCAAATTTCTTCAGAGTCATCAGTAAACAGCTCAGCAGAGTAGTACTTGGCTCCTCCATAGGCTCAATTACATCAAGCAACCTAACTTTGCTCTTTCCAGCAGCCTGGTCAAAATATCCTATCAGGATTACACTGCCCGTATCCCCATCCATAAGCTCTACTTCGTGGTACATATACAGACAGTAGGGAGTCTGAGTGCAGGAAGCAGTGATGTCATTAGGGTATTTCTGGCCAAGCACTTGTCTGGCTGCTTTACATGTGTAAAGTGGGTCTGTGCTGGCTGAGACTGAGGGCTGGTGTTTGCAGATAAAAAGCAGTACTGGCAGGCTGCAGGAGAAAGTGTCAACAACTTTGGTCTGCATGTTTGTGCCTCCTTTTTCCTTGACTTGGCCTGGAAGTGTGTCTGGATCTCTGGCAAGGAGTTGAGCTTCATTTGCTACAAAGAAATGgaatacaaaaacaaagctttttttttttttacctataaTAAAACTGATGTTATTCTAATTAAACTCAACAATTTAGCACAATTTATGACTACTTAAAACATTATATAAGCCCCTAACTGAGTCTTAACAAGGTGCCTgcattataaaaaaatgtaataaatatctCAATGTCTTACCAAAGTCCAGCTGTGCAACGGCCTTTGGTCTCTTGTCAACAACGGGTTCTATGCCTTGTCCACCTCGTGCCACCACAGGGTCATACAATTGTCCCTCAAAATTCTGATCAAAAAAAACTTTGAACCATCTCAGCAGATTACGTGTTTCTACAAACCTGCCTCGGATCAAAGAGTCAAATTGCAGTGGCTGTATTGGAAAAACAGAAGCAGAGGACAAAGTGGTATTTGATAGTGTCAGGTTGGTAATTTGTAATTAAACCTTATTTGAAAACCATGGGTGAATATTCAAAACTTTATAGGACTCCACCGCTGACATTTTAAATTTCAGAATAGGCAAAACTATCAAACAGACCTCGGGTTGGGCATGTTGATGATAAGGTATACAATATATAAGTTTTATATAAGAATGATAGCATGACAGATTTCCTTGACTATCTAGTAAACTTCCAAATAAACAAGTATTGTTAATGGCAGTGAAGGGCAAGATATAAACATCACAAAAATATAAGACAAGAATGCCCAAAGCACTAATGTTCTCTTCTGTTTGTTGAAAAATCAAGGAGAAATCAATGACTATTATAATTTGGCTAACAAATTCCACACAACATAGTCTTATGAGCATGAGCAAACGTGGGATGAAAACAATcgtcaataggtttatttaaGAATAGTGACTATACCAGTTACTTCAGGCCCTGCAATCTGACTGGCTGAGAGGCGTTCCACTGGTGCCAATTTTCAGAGCTCTTCAAGTATTACTCTGCAAAATTTACGTAACCACCACCAAGACGGTGGAGGTGTGCCTAGACTTGTTCCCATTCATTGCACCTTTGCGAACAAACTTCATACATAGGTTCCCATGATCAGGTGAGGCATCAACGAGAGGGAGACTGACAGATCTAAGTGAGGTTTTACTTAGATCAGAAGACATTTAACAATCTGTTTGGGACATCTGTCTTTTCTGTCATAAAGAACtttgttattattttgagaggaaagtaaataaatgttgtGTGGCCTTTGACTTTGCACAGTGTTATAATGTGTACAATAATCAACACATGCACTAAAATAAGACCAGGTGGTGGTGTTATGAAAACACTGAACCAGTTGTTTGCAATTTAGGTGTACTTCTTGACTCCTCTCTGTCCTTCAAACCTCATATTAAGGCCCTAACCAAAACATCCTTTTTCCATCTACGTAATATTGCTCGCCTTCATCCCCTGCTTTCTGTGAAGGACGCTGAAATTCTGGTCCATGCTTTCATTTCCTCCCGTTTAGACTATTGTAATTCTCTCTACATTGGCATTCCTTCTACGACCATACACtcccttcagtgtgttcagaactctgctgctcggGTCCTCTCTTATTCTAAAAAATCAGCTCATATCACCCCTGTTCTTCATCAGCCCCACTGGTTACCCATCTCACTccatattcattttaaagttcTCCTGTTCACATACAAAGCTCTGCACGGTCTGGCGCCAGCCTACCTTTCTGAATATTTACACCCCTACTGTCCTACTAGATCACTGAGGTCCTCTGAGTGCGGTCTTTTGTCAGTACCAACATTTAAATTGGTTACCactggtggtagatcattcagaATGATGGCACTCAAGCTCTGGAATTCATTACCAACAAAGGCTTCGTCTCTGCTTttcattttctgcctttaaaaCCCAGCTAAAGACCTATCTTTTCTCTCAGTACTTCTGCACTCTGCAGGCATAAGTGTATTCGtctatcccccccccccccccccccttcttcccctcctctttgtgtaaagcgaccttgggtattagaaaggcactatataaatctaacttattgttattattattattaaaacagaGTGGTCCTAAGCTCATGGTCGCACAGTCTGGGGTTTAGGTGCACTGTATGAACTAGCCGAAACGTCATTGTaattttccatctctctcttgcGGACTTGTGCTTTAGCAATATTCTAAAGGTTCCACCTCATTCACGTCTAAAATTATTTTAGCAATATCTGGATGTTTAGGGGAAATGTTGGCTTTGCTATTCAGATTTTTTAATGGGCATTTTCATAATTTGCAAAAACTCAATGGATCAAAAACTCACTTATGACCTAATATGAACTTACTTCTTTGATAGAAATCTTATTGAAGGCATGTTCAAGAAGTTTATAATTGTTATAAATGTCCACTTCATTTTCAACTCTGAATTTTACTTCCTTTAAGTCAATACAGCCAGGTTTAAGCAAATCCATCAGCTGGCAATAGGCAGCACCTGGAGAATAACACATCAAAAGCTGAAGTCAATGTGGTAAAACCAGCATGAAAGAAGTAGACAATGCTTTAGATACTTTACAACTGACAGATGAAAACTTATACCACACAGCAAAGGATCTATTAATGTCTTTCTAAGCATTCCTTCCACACAAATCGCTGTAGATACATTAAATAACTTCAGAAATATTCACAAGAATTAAAGCAGAACAAACTCCTCAGGTTTATACTAATATATACATGTTTCTAGAACTGGAACACTGCACTTGTAATTTACCAAACAATTTTATATGATCCAATAAAAGAATAatgtttgatttgtttaaaatatttaacaaacaaatgtGCAATGAAAAAAATCAATTGTTTCACTGtcttaaaaacaaaatcaaccAGAAGAGCTAGAGGTTGAATTGTCCTGAATAATTCTTCTACATAcacatttaagaaaaaaaaaaactggaagaGGTTCTGTATGtctgaaattattaaaatattgcttttgtttatttaaacttgATTTATCTACACTCTCTTTTCCTGGTTAAATTCAACTTCTTCTAATTACAAATGCCAAAACTCAGAAGCAACCGAATTTATCAGCAATATTTGAgtatttttttatacatataaacaaaaacagaatttGATGTCTGCAATACACtcaacaaaatgacaaaaatggagacaaatgcattacatttctttttaattacaattcTTAATCATTTAAAACTACTTGTTGCAATTTTGTCAATTGAATTTTTGCCCATTTATGCTTGATACAAGAATTCATCAGCTCTACGGAAACCGTTTTACAGGTAAAGGCAAGTTTACGTATAAAACAGCGTTAACTACGTGCGAGACGTCCTCTGCGTCGCCGTGCaattctatttatatatttattagcgTACTCTAATAATATGCCATACTGCACTATGTCTTGATTATAATATTGTTAATTAGAATAGTTAACTGTAACTAAAGTTACTGGATTAACATTTCTCAGCAACACTGCTTACAACGAGGAAGAGAAACATGACTGCGGCCCCGACAAAATGTCCTCTCAGTTTAGCTAACTTTACCAAGGTAGCTACTGTAGCGCCTCCAGTCCCTGGAGAACCGCAATACACACgtgttctccctctccctcagaCTTGAATTATCAGGGCAACCATGCGGCCAAAATAAGCGCGACCACGGTAACCCGTTTATGTACTTATCACACGTCTCCCCCGCAGCAAACATTAACCGtaggtttatttaaaaacacatcaaaTCCGCACTTACCGCCGCCCGCACCGCTGGGCTGTGTTGCTGATTTGAGTGAAGTTCCGCCCACAAGTCCAGTGACGCTCTGATTGGCCAAAACTCACAGGTCAACAGAAAACGTTTTACACGTAAAGGCAAGTTTACGTATAAACAGCGTTAACTACGTGTGAGACGTCCTCTGCGTCGCCGTGCaattctatttatatatttattagcgTACTCATacgttttaaattgtttttatgtAACAATCACACTACGAACACGAAACATATACACAGAAACGTTACCCTGAACTCCAAGTGTACAACATTAATTATTTAGTAAATTGAAAGTTTAGCCTGCAAATGCTAAAACCGAAGCTGAAGTTGGCTTTCTCGTTTTTATTTATGCTAACCATACGCCAGGAGAATTTGAACTGAAAGggcttttaaaacattaaatctGACAACCTCTCGCATCTAAGGACAAAGAACTTTTAGTCACAGACTGATTTTGCAGAGACAGTCCATGGCCATCATTGTCTGATTCTTTTCTTCATTAAGTGCTGTGAGACAGTTCTGGACTGCAGCCAGTTCcaacagacatacacacagtctACAATACCAAGCTACGGTAGCTCATACAGCCTGAGGCCTGgtacagttttttgtttttaatcgcCTCTGACAATATGTCACAACTTGTTAAAAAGCTTGTTTGAGCATGTCTAATGAAATTTAGTCAATTAAGCATTTCAGTAACAGTTTCTTACCTGAGCATGTTTCTTCCACTTTGACAAAACTAGACTGCAACGTGCAGTTAAGCCAGGCCAGTAGCTCAGAGTCGGCATGCTTATCCTCTTGATTAGAAAGCACATTCACAACCATCTTCTCATAATCTGGGGAGGGGAGGAAACCATTAGAGAAATCATATATTACATACAATGATTTATGTGAAGCATTAATATTTAGACAGCTAATTTAAACAGCTAATAAGCATTAAATCAAAATCACTGCCAATTTGAAATCATTGATAGGAGCCAATGTCCAATCGCAAATGTTAATTTTCATAAACAGTAAGATTTCATGCACATGAACAAAAatcatgaaaacaaaaacacgaAAAACATTTAGCCTATATTTTGTTGGTTTATACAGGGAAATCATTTTCTAAATGTTTACCGCTGTTAAACGTCTACAATTTTGGGGGTCACAGACACAAAAGCCCCAGCTTTACCTAAACGTTAAAGAGCAGCAGTGAGTCGGCATCAGCCAATCAGTAGACGGCGATCCAAAGACCCGGATGATGAAAGACTCTCATtcattttgtttgcttgtttttactGGATGTGCTGTTGAAGGAAGCGTGCCCTTTAATCACACGCTTAACTCACTACAATGGCTGTTCTTCATTAGCTCCAAATTCTGCAGTGCTGCGCCACAATGCATTATTGATCAGTTTAGCTAGCTACATAAGGTTAATCTACTCCAGGAGGAGTGTTCTGGCTAAGTGAGAAAAAACTCCCAGTTTTGTTGAATTAAAGTACAAAGTAATTGGAGGATACAGTACCCGTTTTTCCCCTGACCTGACTAGCCATAAATGATTACCAAACAATTACAAAAGCCTAACTACTGGTAAAGAGGATAATATGCCATACTGCACTATGTCTTGATTATAATATTGTTAATTAGAATAGTTAACTGTAACTAAAGTTACTGGATTAACACTGCTTACAACGAGGAAGAGAAACATGACTGCGGCCCCGACAAAATGTCCTCTCAGTTTAGCTAACTTTACCAAGGTAGCTACTGTAGCGCCTCCAGTCCCTGGAGAACCGCAATACACACgtgttctccctctccctcagaCTTGAATTATCAGGGCAACCATGCGGCCAAAATAAGCGCGACCACGGTAACCCGTTTATGTACTTATCACACGTCTCCCCCGCAGCAAACATTAACCGtaggtttatttaaaaacacatcaaaTCCGCACTTACCGCCGCCCGCACCGCTGGGCTGTGTGGCTGATTTGAGTGAAGTTCCGCCCACAAGTCCAGTGACGCTCTGATTGGCCAAAACTCACAGGTCAACGGAAACCGTTTTACACGTAAAGGCAAGTTTACGAATAAACAGCGTTAACTACGTGCGAGACGTCCTCCGCGTCGCCGTGCaattctatttatatatttattagcgTACTCATacgttttaaattgtttttatgtAACAATCACACTACGAACACGAAACATATACACAGAAACGTTACCCTGAACTCCAAATGTACAACATTAATTATTTAGTAAATTGAAAGTTTAGCCTGCAAATGCTAAAACCGTAGCTGAAGTTGGCTTTCTCGTTTTTATTTATGCTAACCATACGCCAGGAGAATTTGAACTGAAAGggcttttaaaacattaaatctGACAACCTCTCGCATCTAAGGACAAAGAACTTTTAGTCACAGACTGATTTTGCAGAGACTAATGATCTATCATTTGCACTATTTGCATGAACCAAGGCtaaaaattattaaacattTCATTGCAAAGTCGACAAAAAGACACTCAAGAACGTGATCAAAACTACTTTACACCAAATGTTCAAGATGTGTGTGCCTAAATAGCTTAAATAGGCTAAAATAGCTTGAAAAGCCATTTGATGTAAGGCCAACATTAGCATATCTGCAGTAGACCTTAGTTTTTAAAGTTGCTTATATTCATAATATTGAAATAATATCATTTGTCTttccaaatataaataaatatcactttGCAAGTCTGTGGAGACCTTGAAGATCCTTGGAATCTATGCCTCGACAGGTTAGAGCTGTTTTGGTATCACAAGGGGACTTACAGACTATTAGGCTggtggttttatttttgttgatgaTTGGCATGTATATCACATTAATGTATATTTAGACATTGCCACATTCTAGTTGTTCCATAATTAATCATTGTGTTACATTTTACTATCTAATGGGACCTGTCTTATTGGTTACCATAAGTTACCACTCAATTCCTCAGTTCTCTAGAATCAGGCCATCAGTTAtgagatatttttttctgttatcaaacataaaaaaaaaaaaaaagtaaaaatcacAGTACAATCATTAACCCATAGAACAGAACTTCAGTGAAATTGTTGa from Hoplias malabaricus isolate fHopMal1 chromosome 5, fHopMal1.hap1, whole genome shotgun sequence encodes:
- the LOC136696162 gene encoding uncharacterized protein — encoded protein: MVVNVLSNQEDKHADSELLAWLNCTLQSSFVKVEETCSGAAYCQLMDLLKPGCIDLKEVKFRVENEVDIYNNYKLLEHAFNKISIKEPLQFDSLIRGRFVETRNLLRWFKVFFDQNFEGQLYDPVVARGGQGIEPVVDKRPKAVAQLDFANEAQLLARDPDTLPGQVKEKGGTNMQTKVVDTFSCSLPVLLFICKHQPSVSASTDPLYTCKAARQVLGQKYPNDITASCTQTPYCLYMYHEVELMDGDTGSVILIGYFDQAAGKSKVRLLDVIEPMEEPSTTLLSCLLMTLKKFEIPLVNLAMFYSNAPDTTELVSGLKSLNPRTLFLCSLTDLAGQACCSGFMAMELSKKIQELLKNIHQHFSSLPASLKEQLKDMEDSNFPSSLTCDCVLLWTVVHKMTIIWSDLLQYFSSLAVSGNIKEICGFLSDKCLKACFHFLSHVLQPLCEFQKSWDCDSDMIKGVKDAFDLVHLYASSFLQPKSIDHFKRTCGPPRSDLMEHLPKEQVNVGEQVVEYLRQNDSELNDHFDLFYKSAISFYMAVSSSIINNLPLPELAFRNLALILSPDGKMIVTGKAVADLGLLFGVCPNAEDVNLLTDEFFEYQFTDRESSASPSGQSMGEYWRTELRIMGRTSIFKKLILSLLALPKSLRMESVFAQIFHTAGDDTLQEKEMDTSEEKIMPQDDDGTDSSSYKSAPSHPLSPEAQESVMSDVIDLTELEDETPMETKACTTTSGSEMQRGKQERQNILESIVIDDDDEDDDITDDDDTWTDIYPKPVYYKVNDFTSENNKEEMDHSCQVEEWVAVGEQVWGQVKDFAFWPGQVLELTKTEERETVCQVQWLGFGIVSKVHPKNLRPFSEFAQRFCPKSFVNVTTYKEAIFQSLQVAAAARCSEAVFSLESACKNELLIVLLDWAFGGFKTAGPNGLKALLTETRMPLEGSSNSHSASMVVCKPGHIALQKSNETHVRKKCGKLFELKEVSICLKNLSEAMDLQNGWVDLKDEEICKKLKWKEYTSRFVKAQRKQKYISKNKDHKKNQSPHVRNRACSRNKMVHEVLVNRKNIEDFCLSCGSENTETFHPLFEGSLCLKCKDNFIETLYRFDEDGYQSYCTVCCAGLEVILCGYDSCCRSYCVDCVDILVGQGMFTQLKDLDPWICYLCLPESSSGALKPRHDWSIRVQEFFANNSAMAFEPHRVYPSIPANLRRPIRVLSLFDGIATGYLVLKDLGFKVEKYVASEVDDESITISMVNHDGKITQVNDVRRITKEHIEKWGPFDLLIGGSPCNDLSIVNPARKGLFEGTGRLFFEYYRLLNIMKPKEDDPRPFFWLFENVVFMNNRDKADICRFLECNPVLVDAVKVSPAHRARYFWGNLPGMNRPITASQNDKLTLQECLEPGRTAKYIKVRTITTRANSLKQGPSDGHYPVTMNGKDDNIWITELEKIFGFPKHYTDVKNMGRTQRQKVLGKSWSVPVIRHLFAPLKDYFSCDEIHSECGDV